From a region of the Pseudomonas fulva 12-X genome:
- a CDS encoding DUF465 domain-containing protein produces the protein MHIDYSAQSETAARLHGNPAYAALVEQHDDVDRRIARIENGLERPDGLSLAALKLRRSGLREDLARQQRKARGECCNCGNNCGG, from the coding sequence ATGCATATCGACTATTCCGCCCAATCCGAAACCGCCGCGCGGCTGCACGGCAACCCTGCCTACGCTGCGCTGGTGGAGCAGCACGATGATGTCGACCGGCGCATCGCCCGTATCGAAAACGGCCTGGAGCGGCCCGACGGGCTGAGCCTGGCTGCGCTGAAACTGCGCCGTTCGGGTTTGCGCGAAGATCTGGCGCGCCAGCAGCGCAAGGCGCGCGGTGAGTGCTGCAACTGTGGCAACAACTGCGGCGGTTGA
- the mscL gene encoding large-conductance mechanosensitive channel protein MscL has translation MSIINEFKAFAVKGNVVDMAVGIIIGAAFGKIVSSFVGDVIMPPLGLLIGGVDFSDLAITLKAAEGDIPAVVLAYGRFIQTVIDFIIIAFAIFMGVKAINRLKREEAAAPSVPPAPSTQEVLLTEIRDLLKNQQHKD, from the coding sequence ATGAGCATCATCAACGAATTCAAGGCCTTCGCGGTCAAGGGCAACGTCGTCGACATGGCGGTCGGTATCATCATCGGCGCGGCCTTCGGCAAGATCGTCTCGTCCTTCGTCGGCGACGTGATCATGCCGCCCCTGGGCCTGCTGATCGGTGGGGTGGACTTCTCCGATCTGGCCATCACCCTCAAGGCCGCCGAGGGCGATATTCCGGCCGTGGTGCTGGCTTACGGGCGCTTCATCCAGACGGTCATCGACTTCATCATCATCGCCTTCGCCATCTTCATGGGCGTCAAGGCGATCAACCGCCTCAAGCGCGAAGAAGCCGCCGCGCCGTCGGTGCCGCCAGCACCGAGCACCCAGGAAGTACTGCTGACGGAAATCCGCGACCTGCTCAAGAACCAGCAGCACAAGGATTGA